The Anoplopoma fimbria isolate UVic2021 breed Golden Eagle Sablefish chromosome 5, Afim_UVic_2022, whole genome shotgun sequence genome contains a region encoding:
- the LOC129090915 gene encoding MAGUK p55 subfamily member 3-like, whose amino-acid sequence MIEAMPIVSASTGLHETLALLTSQLHPGANHKEDLVFLKDVFSEKSLGYLMKIHDKLKQYEKHSPTPVLHSATCLAEDLAEELQNGPLEDDERELLLLLSTPHLKAVLSAHDTVAQKNFDPVLPPLPEDLDDDLEEESVKIVRLVKNKEPLGATIRRDEMTGAVIVARIMRGGAADRSGLVHVGDELREVNGNLISHKRPDEISQILSQSQGSITLKIIPAVVEEDKLKESRVYLRALFDYTPYEDKATPCQEAGLPFKRGDILQVVSQEDATWWQAKRIGDCNLRAALIPSTQFQERRLRYRMKMGSFPAPLSSKAPTYDRAEREDCDSEGTLNGKDTVGLRRSFRLRKDRHNSQGETPEANHTEFLIYEEVTQYLPRPGERPRLIVLLGSLGARITELKQKVIAENPRRYGLAVPHTTRVRKCNEREGVEYHFITKAAFDADVQSGKFIEYGEYKDNLYGTSLDSIHRVLDQNKVCLVDVQPEALRTLRTAEFKPYVIFVRPRICDGQRKLLGSSSSLSSGVTEDDLQDIKQSAERIDKCYGSWADYVLVKEEPVSALAELQVVLERVQMERQWVPVSWVRS is encoded by the exons ATGATTGAAGCCATGCCCATTGTGTCTGCAAGCACAG GGTTGCATGAGACCCTGGCCCTGCTCACCTCTCAGCTCCATCCTGGTGCCAACCATAAAGAGGACCTGGTCTTCCTCAAAGATGTCTTCAGTGAGAAAAGCCTTGGTTACCTCATGAAG ATTCATGACAAACTGAAGCAATATGAGAAGCACAGCCCGACTCCAGTTCTACACAGCGCCACCTGTTTGGCAGAGGAT CTGGCAGAAGAGCTTCAGAACGGGCCGCTGGAGGACGATGAGAGAGAACTGCTTCTCCTTCTGAGCACTCCCCACCTCAag GCGGTGCTGTCAGCCCACGACACAGTTGCCCAAAAGAACTTTGACCCGGTGCTGCCGCCATTGCCGGAGGATCTGGATGACGACCTGGAGGAAGAGTCAGTCAAGATCGTACGCCTGGTGAAGAACAAAGAGCCCCTG GGAGCGACCATCCGGAGAGACGAGATGACAGGGGCTGTAATCGTGGCCAGAATCATGAGGGGGGGGGCAGCTGACCGCAGTG GCCTGGTTCATGTAGGGGATGAGCTTCGAGAGGTCAATGGAAACCTGATAAGCCACAAAAGGCCAGATGAAATTAGTCAGATTCTG TCACAGTCACAAGGCTCCATCACACTGAAAATCATTCCAGCTGTGGTGGAAGAAGACAAACTGAAGGAAAGCCGG GTCTACCTTCGGGCTTTGTTCGACTACACGCCCTATGAGGACAAGGCTACGCCGTGCCAAGAGGCGGGACTTCCTTTTAAGAGGGGGGACATACTTCAGGTTGTTAGCCAGGAGGACGCAACCTGGTGGCAGGCCAAGAGGATTGGTGACTGTAACCTGCGTGCTGCCCTCATCCCCTCTACACAGTTCCAGGAGAG GCGTCTGCGGTACAGGATGAAAATGGGTTCTTTCCCTGCTCCTTTGTCCTCCAAAGCTCCTACGT ATGATCGTGCTGAGAGAG AAGACTGTGACAGTGAGGGCACTCTAAATGGAAAGGACACAG TTGGCCTGCGCAGAAGTTTCCGCCTCAGGAAAGATCGGCACAATTCACAAGGAGAAACTCCAGAGGCCAATCACACAGAGTTCCTGATTTATGAAGAAGTAACACAATATCTGCCCCGTCCTGGTGAAAGGCCTCGCCTTATAGTACTGTTAG GTTCCCTCGGAGCTCGGATCACTGAGCTCAAACAGAAGGTGATTGCTGAAAATCCTCGACGTTATGGTTTGGCTGTGCCTC aCACTACTCGAGTCAGGAAGTGTaatgagagagaaggagtggaGTACCACTTCATCACCAAAGCAGCTTTCGATGCCGACGTACAGAGTGGCAA GTTTATTGAGTATGGGGAGTATAAAGATAATCTGTACGGCACCAGTTTGGATTCCATTCACAGGGTTTTGGATCAAAACAAGGTCTGTCTTGTGGATGTGCAGCCAGAG GCACTGAGGACTCTACGTACTGCCGAGTTCAAACCGTACGTGATCTTTGTAAGGCCTCGCATCTGTGACGGTCAAAGGAAACTGCTTggctcctcttcctcgctcAGCTCAGGTGTCACG GAGGATGACCTGCAGGATATCAAACAGTCAGCTGAGAGGATCGACAAGTGCTACGGCTCTTGGGCGGACTACGTCTTGGTGAAGGAGGAGCCAGTCAGTGCCTTGGCTGAGCTCCAGGTGGTACTGGAGAGGGTGCAGATGGAGCGTCAGTGGGTGCCCGTGTCCTGGGTGAGGAGCTAG
- the psmc5 gene encoding 26S proteasome regulatory subunit 8, whose protein sequence is MEVDGADHMEMGESKGGSGLRQYYLSKIEELQLTVNDKSQNLRRLQAQRNELNAKVRLLREELQLLQEQGSYVGEVVRVMDKKKVLVKVHPEGKFVVDVDKNIDINDVTPNCRVALRNDSYTLHKILPNKVDPLVSLMMVEKVPDSTYEMIGGLDKQIKEIKEVIELPVKHPELFEALGIAQPKGVLLYGPPGTGKTLLARAVAHHTDCTFIRVSGSELVQKFIGEGARMVRELFVMAREHAPSIIFMDEIDSIGSSRLEGGSGGDSEVQRTMLELLNQLDGFEATKNIKVIMATNRIDILDSALLRPGRIDRKIEFPPPNEEARLDILKIHSRKMNLTRGINLRKIAELMPGASGAEVKGVCTEAGMYALRERRVHVTQEDFEMAVAKVMQKDSEKNMSIKKLWK, encoded by the exons ATGGAGGTGGACGGAGCTGATCAT ATGGAGATGGGGGAGAGTAAAGGTGGCTCGGGTCTCAGGCAGTACTACTTGTCTAAGATAGAAGAGTTACAG ttgaCAGTTAATGACAAGAGCCAGAATCTCAGACGTCTGCAGGCGCAGAGAAATGAGCTCAATGCCAAAG TGCGTCTCCTTCGGGAGGAGCTGCAGTTACTTCAAGAGCAGGGGTCCTATGTAGGGGAAGTGGTTAGGGTCATGGACAAAAAGAAAGTGCTGGTTAAG GTGCATCCAGAAGGAAAATTTGTCGTGGATGTGGACAAGAACATTGACATCAATGAT GTGACTCCCAATTGCCGTGTAGCTTTGCGTAACGATAGCTACACCCTTCACAAGATCCTGCCCAACAAAGTGGACCCTCTGGTATCCCTTATGATGGTGGAGAAAGTGCCAGACTCCACCTATGAAATGATTGGTGGCCTGGATAAGCAGATCAAGGAGATCAAAGAAGTGATTGAGCTGCCTGTCAAGCACCCAGAGCTGTTTGAGGCTTTAGGCATTGCACAGCCTAAG GGCGTTCTGCTGTACGGTCCCCCAGGTACAGGGAAGACCCTGCTGGCCAGAGCTGTGGCCCACCACACCGACTGTACCTTCATCAGGGTGTCCGGCTCTGAGCTGGTCCAGAAGTTCATTGGAGAGG GCGCCCGTATGGTGCGTGAGCTGTTCGTCATGGCCAGAGAGCATGCTCCTTCCATCATCTTCATGGATGAGATCGACTCCATCGGGTCGTCTCGTCTGGAGGGCGGCTCAGGCGGTGACAGTGAGGTTCAGAGGACAATGCTGGAGCTGCTCAATCAGCTGGATGGTTTCGAGGCCACCAAGAACATCAAG gttaTTATGGCCACCAACCGTATTGACATCTTGGACTCGGCTCTGCTCAGGCCAGGCAGGATCGACAGGAAGATTGAGTTCCCTCCTCCAAATGAAGAG GCCCGTCTGGACATCTTGAAGATCCATTCCAGGAAAATGAACCTGACACGTGGCATTAATCTGAGGAAGATTGCAGAGCTGATGCCTGGAGCCTCTGGTGCTGAGGTTAAG gGTGTTTGCACAGAGGCAGGGATGTACGCTCTGAGAGAAAGGAGAGTTCATGTCACCCAGGAGGACTTTGAGATGGCTGTGGCAAAG GTGATGCAGAAAGACAGTGAGAAGAACATGTCGATCAAGAAGCTGTGGAAGTAA